In Eleutherodactylus coqui strain aEleCoq1 chromosome 4, aEleCoq1.hap1, whole genome shotgun sequence, the following are encoded in one genomic region:
- the STAMBPL1 gene encoding AMSH-like protease: protein MEQSISISSLKKLAAMPDHTDVSLSPEERVRALSKLGCNITINEDITPRRYFRSGVEMERMASVYLEEGNLENAFVLYNKFITLFVEKLPNHRDYQQCEIPEKQVILKKLKEVAFPRTDDLKKDLLKKYNLEYQEYLKDINERKAECLKKMEQQQLIEAEKKRVAQLRQQQIETEQFSFFEDQLRKQDLIRDQLKYQENLSLKPKVSEQTDGTISSCFHSSKGQSLSNVLSGKTVKNDAAMYAGQSPPINRALKPAATLSAVQNEIVEGLRTVVLPKDLSQKFLQLAEANTSRGIETCGILCGKLTHDEFTITHVIVPKQSAGPDYCDMENVEELFNVQDQHNLLTLGWIHTHPTQTAFLSSVDLHTHCSYQLMLPEAIAIVCSPKHNDTGIFRLTNAGMLEVSGCKKKGFHPHSKEPRQFNTCRHVIVKDAKISVLDLR, encoded by the exons ATGGAGCAGTCCATCTCCATTTCATCGCTG AAAAAGCTAGCCGCTATGCCAGATCACACAGATGTATCTTTGAGCCCAGAGGAACGCGTCCGTGCCCTAAGCAAGTTGGGCTGTAACATCACCATCAATGAGGATATCACTCCCAGGCGCTACTTTCGTTCCGGAGTGGAAATGGAGAGAATGGCCTCTGTGTATCTAGAAGAAGGAAATCTTGAAAATGCCTTTGTTCTCTACAACAAGTTCATCAC ATTGTTTGTTGAGAAACTGCCTAATCACCGAGACTACCAGCAATGTGAAATCCCAGAAAAACAGGTTATATTAAAG AAATTGAAGGAGGTTGCATTTCCAAGGACAGATGATCTGAAAAAAGACCTTCTCAAGAAATATAACCTAGAATACCAAGAATACCTGAAAGATATA AATGAAAGAAaagcagaatgtctgaagaaaatggaACAGCAACAACTCATCGAGGCGGAGAAGAAGCGGGTGGCACAGTTACGACAGCAACAAATAGAGACTGAACAATTCAGCTTTTTTGAAGACCAGCTCCGGAAACAAGACCTGATCCGAGACCAGCTGAAATATCAAGAAAACCTTAGCCTTAAGCCTAAGGTGTCTGAGCAAACAGATGGCACCATATCATCTTGTTTTCACTCTTCTAAAGGCCAATCATTGTCCAATGTACTGTCTGGGAAAACTGTAAAGAATGATGCAGCCATGTATGCTGGACAGTCGCCCCCTATAAACAGGGCTTTAAAACCAGCAGCAACTCTAAGTGCCGTACAAA ATGAAATTGTGGAAGGATTGCGGACAGTTGTTCTGCCCAAAGATCTCTCTCAAAAATTTCTGCAACTGGCAGAAGCAAATACAAGTAGAGGAATAGAGACGTGTGGGATTCTGTGTGGTAAACTG ACCCACGATGAGTTCACCATTACACATGTGATTGTACCAAAGCAGTCTGCAGGGCCGGACTACTGTGACATGGAGAATGTGGAAGAATTATTTAATGTACAAGATCAGCACAATCTTCTTACCTTGGGCTGGATCCAT ACACATCCAACACAAACAGCTTTCTTGTCCAGTGTAGATCTTCACACTCACTGTTCCTACCAACTTATGCTACCAGAAGCCATTGCTATTGTTTGTTCACCAAAGCACAATGA TACTGGAATCTTTCGACTTACTAATGCGGGCATGCTGGAAGTTTCTGGGTGTAAAAAGAAAGGGTTTCATCCTCACAGTAAAGAACCAAGGCAATTCAAT ACTTGCAGACATGTGATTGTAAAAGATGCAAAAATTTCCGTGCTGGATCTGAGGTGA